CGCCGCCGAACGGATGCTCGAAGATGCCTTGAATTATGCCCTGGAACGCAAACAATTTGGTCAGCCGATTGCCAGCTTCCAATTAATTCAGGCCATGTTAGCGGACAGTAAAATGGAGATATATGCGGCCCGTTGCATGATTATGGACGCTGCGAGACGCCGCGATCTGGGTGAAGATATTGGTACGGAGGCGTCCTGCTGTAAATTGTTCGCGACCGAAATGTGTGGTCGCGTGGCCGATCGGGCAGTCCAGATTCTTGGTGGATCAGGCTATGTCAGCGACTACCCGATTGAAAGATTTTATCGTGACGTCAGACTGTTCAGGATTTACGAAGGCACCAGTCAAATACAGCAATTGGTGATTGCACGCAACATGATTCGTTCCCGTAGCTAATTCATGTCAAATACATGAAATTAAAGCAAAAAACCTCGGCCACAAAGCCGAATAAAATGGGGACATCACCCCAAGGAGGATAAAATGAAAAATGGATTTCATGCTCTATTATTGGTGGCAATTTGTCTCATGCTGAGCGCCACTCAGGCCAAAGCCCAGGAGTTTCTGGTTGGCTCAGACGTTCCTCTCAGTGGCAAACTTGCCCGTGTTGGCAATGGTATGCATGAGGGGATCATGGTCGCGGCGGAAATGTTCAACAAAAAACACCCTGACCATAAAATCAAGGTAATCACTATCGATAATGAATCATCCCCCGCTAAGGCTCTGGCTGCGGTAGAAAAATTGGCGTCAGAGGGTGTAATTGCGTTCACTGGTGGTTATGGTTCCAATATCATCGGTCCTGCTTCCGATGCTGCCAATAAGGCTGGTCTGGTTTACATTACCTCCGGTGGCGTTAGTGATTCCTTGACTCAACGAGGCTATAAAACCTTTTTCCGCATCAACAATACGGCCGGGTATGCCAAAGCGATGGTAGGTCTGTTTACGGAGATGGGAATCAAGTCATTATCGGTTATCTATTCCACCAAAGAAGCGACCGAAGGGCTCGCTCATGATGTAGAAACTGCCATGGCAGCGAAAGGGGTCAAGGTGACGATGCATGCCTTTGATCCTTCAATTACCGATTTCAAACCGGTCATCAATAAAATCAGGCTGCAAGACAAATCAGAGGCCATCGCTATGGTCGGCTACGAAAACGATTATGTGAATATCATTCGGGCGGCCAAGGTCATGAAACCAAAGACGGTTAAGGCAATGGTCGGGGTCTGGTCGCTGGCGACTTCAAAAATGGCTTCTGAGTTCCCTGACCTTATGCCTAATGTCTGCGGTACCGCCCTTTTGCCTTATCCTGCCGAATTCACGACCCCCGACGGCAAACTCTTTGCCGAAACCTACAGTCGACTGTTCAAAAAGGAACCGGACTATCTTGGCCAATTTGGTTATGTTCAATCCCAGTTGCTGTTTGAGGCCATCCTGAGAGCTTACAATAAGGGAACCCTGTATAAGGGGGGTCTTGAAAAGGAGCTACGGGCAACCGACAAAGAAACCCTTATCGGTCGAGTTGTCTTCGATGAAAATGGCGATAATCCAAACTTCAATCATCGCATGGGCCAGCATCAGAATGGCAAGGTTGTGATCGTCTGGCCTAAAAGTGCTGCCAATGGAAAACTGAATTTCCCTGCTACTCCTTGGTAAAACGACTGCCATGAGGCTCTGGCTCCCTTAGAGCCTCATGGCACAGGTACGAATGACAAAGGTACGGTGAGAACATGCTAGACCTGATCTTACAATCAATTTACTCCGGACTTCTTTCTGGTGGCTCCTATGCCCTTATCGGCCTTGGGTTGGCGCTGGTCTTCGGCACCATGAAGGTCATCAACCTTGCGCATGGTGAACTAGTCCTCCTTGCCGCATACATTGCATACACTGTAGAAACCAGATTTGGATTGAATCCTTTACTCTCAATCCCGATCGCCCTGGTGCTTGTATGTCTGACTTCGGTCATCGTCTATTTTTTGCTCAGTCGCATCCGCAAAAACCGAGAGCTCAATTCCTTAATCCTTACCTTCGGTATCGGTATCATGCTGACAAACCTGGTTCTGGCCATCTGGTCGGCAGATATTCACAGCACCGGGTTTAGCTGGTTTCAAGAGCCCGTAGTCTTTGGACCTTTTTACGCCATGCACAGCGAACTGGTTTTTTTTGGAGTCAGTCTGGTGCTCGTGGTGATGCTCTGGTGGTGGCTTAATCGCAGCTGGTATGGGCGCGCACTTCGCGCTGTTTCCTCCAATCGGAATGCAGCCATGCTGATGGGGATCAATCCACAGCGGATCGAAGTGGTCTCCTTTATCGTCGCAGGGATTCTCGCAACTTTTGCCGGCGAAGCTATTTATTGCAGCAGTGTTATACAGCCAGCTCTAGGGCAATATTTGACCGTTAAGGCTTTCATAATTACGGTCCTTGCTGGTGTTGGCTCAATCCCGGGGGTCCTGCTAGGGGCGCTCTTACTTGGGGTTGCAGAATCGTTAACCGTTACCCTTTACAGTTCGGCGCTGCAGGAGCTCTCTGGAATGGTGTTGTTTCTCGTCGTTCTGTTTATTCTGCCTAACGGACTGTTTGGCGCTTCAAGGAGACGTGGATGACCCCCCGGACGGTAATTCCTGCACTGATAGTGGGCTATCTGGTGGTCCCGCTGTTATTGAGTAACAATTTGTACATAATGAACTTGTTGGTCGCAGCACTTACCATTGCCGGGATAGCACTGGCCTGGGCGTTGCTGGGGAATTTGGGGGGGATGGTGAGCTTTGGCCATGCCGCATTTTTTGGCGTGGGAGCATACGTCTCAGCCCTTCTCACCCTTAATTTCCAGATGCCCGTGTTCCCGGCCATGCTGCTCGGCGGTGTTGGTGCCATGGTGGCATCAACGCTGGTTTTGCCTGCATTGCGCCTGAGTGGACCGTATTTTGCTCTAGCGATCCTTGCCTATGCCCATATATTTCGCATCCTGGCCACCGAATTCAGAGGTATTACCAATGGATCGGCGGGGCTGTCGAGCATACCGCAGTTTCCCCTGGTCTTCGGTTATGATTTCGGCAGCGTACAGGGCGGGTATCTGGTGATCATAACCATCATCCTGATATTTACCTGGATTTACCATCTCATCCGAAAGAGCTATTACGGGATGGCCTTGCGCGCTATGCACGAAAGCGAAGATGCCACTCGTGTAGTTGGGGTTAACAGCACCCGACTTAAGGCCATGATGCTCTTCGTTTCTGCGTTTATGACGGGTACGATCGGTGCCTTCAACGCCCACTTTATCAATTTTTTGGAGCCAGACTATGCCTTTCATGGTGACTGGTCCATGCTCCCGATTGTGGCAGCTATTTTTGGAGGATACAGAACCCTGCCAGGCCCGCTGGTTGGGGCCCTCGTTGTCTATTTGATGGACCAATTAGTATTTAAAGACCTCCTTCCGCATGGCCATCAGATCGTCCTTGGCGGACTGCTTGGAGCCATGGTCCTGTTCAGCCCGGATGGTTTGATGCCCTTTGTTAATAAAAAATTGATCTCTAAACTCGGTTTTAAACGGAAATGCCATGCTAAAACTTAATCACCTGACAATGCGTTTCGGTGGCCTGACAGCACTGAAAGATGTTTCGTTACATATCGGGCAGAATGAAATTGTCGGACTCGTTGGCCCTAATGGTGCGGGGAAAACTACACTTTTTAATGTGATTTCAGGACTGGCCAAGCCGAGCAGCGGCCAGGTGATTTTCGATTCGAAAAATGTTTTGAAATCGCCCCTTTATGCGAAAGCAAGAATGGGGATAGGGCGGACCTTTCAAATCCCGCAGCCGATGCATGAATTGACTGTCAGGGAAAATTTGATCGTGGCTCAGCGATTCGGTACCGGCAGGGTCAATCTTGAGAAGATCAATGAGATTCTTGATTTTCTCAATCTTTCGGCCAAGGCGGAGGTTGATGCCGCATCAGAACTGTCGTTGACGGAACTCAAGGCCCTGGAAGTGGGCAAAGCCATGGCCACAAATCCTAAAATACTTCTGCTCGACGAGGTTTTGGCGGGGCTTGAAACACACGGGAAACGCGAGTTTTTAAAAACTCTGCAAAAACTGCATGATAAATACCAGATCAGTATTTTTATGATTGAGCATGACATTGAAACTGTTTCCAATTTTAGCCAACGTATTTGTGTGCTGAATTTCGGTCAGATTATCGCTGATGGGCCCCCCAGTGAGGTTTTCAACGATCCTACAGTTATTGAATGTTATACGGGGGGGGATCATGCTTAAAGTTACCAATTTACGTGCCGGTTATGGTGCGATAAACATTCTGTGGGATCTTTCTCTGGTTGTGACCGAAGGTAAATTAACCACAATCCTCGGCCCCAACGGTGCAGGAAAGACGACACTGCTGCGAGCGATTATGGGGCTTCTCCCGATAACTCAGGGTGAGATCATGCTCGGAGAACAATCCTTGCTGGGCATTAAAACCTGGGATATGGCAAAACACGGGATAGTCATGATCCCTGAGGGGCGGATGATTTTCAAGGAGATGAGTGTTGAAGAAAATCTGATAATAGGCGCCTTCCCGAAAGATCAAAGATTAAAGAGCAAGGAGAACCTGAAGCGTGTTTATGCAATGTTTCCCCGATTGCAGGAAAGGCGAACCCAACTTGCAGGTTCCTTATCCGGTGGTGAAGCCCAGATGGTGGCCATCGGCCGCGGTCTCATGGCCGAACCAAAGACCATCATTATGGATGAACCGACTCTCGGGCTGGCCCCAGTAATAGTTAAGGAGATCGCGTCAATCATAAAGCTGCTTAAAAATGAGGGTCGAACTATCGTTTTGGTTGAACAAAACACTCACATGGCGGTGAGCCTGTCTGACCATGTGTACTTGATGCAGACCGGCAAAATTCTGATGTCTGAAAAGGCGGAAAATGTCGACCTGGACAAGTTGCATGATCTTTATTTTGGAAAGTGAGGCATGTTGATGCAGAAACATCTTGGGGAACAGATGGATCATAGTTTGATTGAAAGCGGCTATTTCAACCATCTGGATTTTCGGATGGTTGAATGGGAACCAGGCCTCGCTGTTCTGGAAATAGAAATCGGCCCCCAGCATCTGAACCGCGCCAAGACTCTCCACGGCGGCGTCCTAACCGCGATGATAGATACCGTCTGTGGCTTTTCAGGTTGTCATTGTTCCGTTCCTGGGTACATGCGCAAGGCGGTGACTCTTTCTCTGACCACCAGCTTCACGGGGCAGGTCTCATCCGGGATCATCCGCGCTGTGGGCCGCAAGCGCACCAGGGGTAGAAAAATCTTTGTATCCAGTGCTGAAGTGTTCAACGCTGCCGATGAAATTATCGCAATTGGTGAAGCAACCTATCGTTATCGAAGCGGTAGTGAGGATTCAAGTGGTCAACCTGTATGACTTTTAACCTGACACCTGGAATAGGTCAACGGGTTGTATCAGGGAGTTTAATCCGTGCTAAGAGAAAATTTTCGGAGGGAAAGAATGCAACAAAGCAGCAACCTGCGTCATGGTGGACGCATTGTCATCGAGCAGCTCAAGATTCACGGGTGCGAGCGTGTTTTTCTGGTCCCGGGTGAGAGTTTCCTGGCCGTCCTCGATGGACTTGTCGATGTCCCCCAGATTGAAACTGTTGTGTGCCGGCAAGAAGGTGGTGCGGCTATTATGGCCGAGGCTTATGGCAAATTAACGGGCAAACCAGGGATCTGCATGGTCACACGTGGCCCGGGTGCAACAAATGCTTCAGCTGGCGTTCACATTGCGCAACAGGACAGCACCCCTATGATTCTGATCATAGGCCAGGTCAGTCGGCAGATGATCGATCGCGAAGCCTTTCAAGAGGTCGATTTCCGCAAGATGTTCGAGCCGCTGGCAAAATGGGTCGGTCAGATTGATCAGGTTGAAAGAATCCCTGAATACCTCAGCCATGCTTATCATATTGCTACTTCCGGACGCCCCGGGCCGGTTGTTTTGGCCTTGCCGGAGGATGTTCAGTCGTCTTTGGCCGAAGTCGAGGACGGCAAAACGTACGTCAATGTCGAAGCCCGTACCGCCCCGGAAGATGTCGCAGCATTTCGAAGCATGCTCGCCGCCGCGGCGAAACCACTTGTGATCGTTGGCGGAAGTCCCTGGACCAGGACCACCACGGACAACCTCATTCGCTTTGCCGAACGCAACAAGGTCGCAATCGCGACTTCGTTTCGCTGTCAGGACTATATCCCCAACACGCATCCCAATTACGTCGGCGATGTCGGTATCGGTATCGACCCAAAGCTGGCGGAAATGGTGAGCGAATCTGATCTGATCGCCCTGATCGGCTCGCGCATGGGAGAGATAACGAGCAGTGGTTACACATTGCTCAAAAGCCCCTGTCCCGAGCAAAAATTAATCCACGTTTATCCGTCTCCGGACGAACTGGGGCGGGTTTATCGCCCTGATCTGGCGATCAATGCCTCACAACCCTCATTTATTGCCGCACTCGCAAAGATGGAACCGATCAGCAATATTGATAACAGTGCGCGTATCGCCACGGAGCACGCCAATTATATAAATTTTTCAACTCCGCTGGACACCCCTGGCGACGTTAAAATGGCCCAGGTGATCAATCAGCTTTGTGACGCGCTCCCGGAAGAGGCCATCATCACCAATGGCGCAGGGAACTACGCCGCTTTTTTACATCGCTTTTATCAATACCGCAGTTATCGAACCCAGCTTGCACCGACTTCCGGGTCAATGGGCTATGGGCTGCCGGCCGCTATTTCCGCAAAACTTCAGTATCCAGAAAGGGATGTTGTCTGTGTGGCAGGCGATGGTTGTTTCATGATGCATGGTCAGGAGTTTGCGACTGCCGTCCAGTATGGGGCCAACATTATCACTCTCATCGTAAACAACGGTATGTTCGGCACTATTCGCATGCACCAAGAGCGCAATTACCCGACCCGAATCAGCGGCACGAACTTACGAAACCCCGATTTTGCAGCCTATGCGAGAGCCTTTGGAGGATATGGGGAAACCGTGACCCGAACCGAGGATTTCCTCGGTGCTTTTGAGCGGGCCCGCAACTCCAGGCAACCAGCGATCATAGAACTTAAAGTCGATCCAGAGGCCCTGACCCCACTCAGAACACTGAGCCAGGTTCGGGCCGGTTGAGGTTTATCACAGCAGGGATGATTGTACTCTGAAGTATTTTCGGTCCTGGCGCGCTGGCAACAGGGCCGGGTAGTGTCAAGACAGGTGTCCTTTCAGTCCGTTATACAGCTGAGCGGAAAAGGTTTTCTTCCGGGGATCTTTTCCGCTCAGGGTCGAATCGAATGGCTTTGATCTGTTTCCCCTTTTGTGTTTGCCGGGTTTAACGACATGGATTCTGCTGTCGTGTCCGCTCATAAACTTCTTTTCGCTCGTTCAACTTCATTACCCCTCGCCCATACGTCGAGAAGGGAAGTGGGGTTAAGGGTATAAAACAGGAGAGACGTCTTTGAAAAAGAATCGGTCAGAAAATGTGGATTTAAATCTCGCCGAAACAATCCTTGTGACCGGCTATGCCCCCTCGCCGCAAGGAACAGCGATGAATTCGATTTACAAGTATGTTGGAGTTATCCTTGAGATTGACCCGCAGACCGATCGGATTATCAATGCCGAATTTACCTTTGTCACCTCTCTGGCTCGTGATTTTATTGCCAGGGTGATTCAGGGGTATCACCTTAAAGATGGGGTGGAAGGGCTCTGTCAGAAGATCCGAACCCGGTACCTGGCGCCATCAACCGAAGCAGTTAACGCCTGCGTCAAGGTAGCTGTTCAACGCTATTTCGACATGAAGCAGGTACGCTAGTTTGCTCTTGATTGTCTTGAGGGATTATTTACCCCTTGGTATGGGACTGGATGGACTTGGCTAATCTCCTGAACCAGGAGAGCTATTGCTGCAGAACCAAACAGCAGTCGTCTCACTTTAAGACTTCATCAGCTGACCACCTTAAACGGGAGTTGATCGTGGATAATGTCATAAAATTGCTGAAGGCGCATCGTTCCATCCGGGAATATTTAAATCGACCGGTAAGCCAGAAATTGCTTGAGTCCCTTATTGAAGCCGGACAGTGTGCAGCTACCTCCAGTTTTATTCAGGCATGTACTGTCATTCAGGTAAGCAATCAGGAAACAAGGCAGAAGCTTTGCGAATACTCAGCCGGGCAGGTCTATGTTGCCAATGCGCCGGTATTCCTGGTTTTTTGTGTCGATATGAATCGCCATCGGTTGTCTTGTGATATGCACGATGCCCCGATGCTGTCTGGATATACTGAGCAGTTTTTAACTGCCGCTCTGGATTGTGCCCTGTTTGCCCAAAACGTACTTGTTGGCGCTGAAGCGATGGGGCTCGGTGGCTGCTATATTGGTGCCATCAGAAACCATATCGCCGAGGTTGACAAGTTGCTGGGTCTACCCGAGTTGGTTTGTCCTGTTTTTGGCCTCTGCCTTGGCTATCCGGCACAAAATCCTGAGATCAAACCGCGCTTGCCCCTGTCGGTTGTATTTAAACAGGAGAGCTATGATGACAGTTCTGATGCCGCCCTCATCAGGGATTATGACCAGACGATTCGTGAATATTACCGAACCCGCTCCGGTAGTAACAAAGACGACTCCTGGAGTGTGCGGATATCATCCATGTTGGCAAAGGAAGCGCGCCCGCACATGCTCCCATACCTCAAATCTAAGGGTTATCTGCTCAAGTAGTGGTATTTGACCGGGAACCCTTTATCCGGGGTTGGTCTTACAAGTAGTCGGCCGATTTATTCTGGAACCACTAGTGTGGGTCAGGATGGCTACGTTTAAATAACTAACCTGTGAGGGCGAATATCTTTATGGAAACTGAAACTATTGTATTTGACCATGTTCACCTGCTTAGCGAAAATCCGTCTGCGGCGGCGGAATGGTATGTCGATATGCTGGACGGCAAAATTACCGCCAATATCGAGGTCGGCGGTGCCCCCCAAGTGACAGTTGACTTTATTGGTGCCAAAATTATCATTCGTGGCCAACGCAGTGGCGAAGAGGCTGTCCATAAAAAGGCCCTGTATTGGGGTACTGACCATTTTGGTTTCAGGGTAACAGGCGATTTAGACCGGTTCTGTCAGGTGCTTAAACAAAAAGGGGCAATGTTTACCCTGGAACCAGTCGATTTTGGCCCGAAGGTACGGATCGCCTTCATCCAAGCACCGGACGGGGTTAGTATCGAGCTGCTGAAAAGAAAAATTTAGCCTCAAAAGTTCACTGCTGTTGCCGACGCGCGCTCACCAGAAATGGGTACCAATATGCGGCCCTCGAAGACACAGAAATGAGTTAGAATTCTCGGATTATTGGCTTTAATAAAGTGAAAATCAAACTCGGTTTTTTATTGTCAGGTAATTCGTTTGCTTGCATAAATTAGCCTGTTTTATTTTGTTTAACAGTATGTTGCGGATAAGAACTGCAATTTATCGACTGTAGCGGAAAAGTGAATTTAGGCGAATTCCGATAAAGCTATTGACATAAATATAACGTAGATATATTGTCAAATTTCGAGATTTAGTTTTTTCTGGCTTATGTTTTTGACTCCCCTGTCAAAAATCTCCAGCCGGGAAATACGACTAATATCATCGGAAATACAACGGCATCCGTGAAAACGGATCGCACGTTTGTACTTTCGGTGATTTTTTTTTGCCCTAAATCAAATCAGGTCCAAATTGTTTTGGTTTGAAGTTGTGGAATCGCCACATTTTCAACACAGGGCCTCTGTGTACATAAACTATTCAAACAGTAAGGAGATTAACAATGAAGAGAACTGCATTATTTCCCATGGTTTTAGCCCTGATGTTGTCCTTATCTATCTGCCTCACACCTTCCAGCAGCTTTGCTGCGGACAAGGGTAAGATCGATACCTCAATGATCACCTTCGGAGCCGCGACCGTTGGTGGCTTCTGGTATGTTTTGGCAGGAGCCTACGGCGATGCTATTCACAAGTACAACAAGACCGTGGTCAACGTCATTCAAGGTGGCTCCATCGCAAATATTAAGGGGCTTGAGCAGGGTGTGTTCCAGATGGGCTTTAGTAACGGCCAGACCGTTCCCGAGGCTCTGGAGGGTAAGGCGGCCTTTGCGGGTAAGCCGGTAACGACTTTCGATACGATCGCAGGTCTCTACTCCAACGTCTTCTTCATCGCCGTCAGTGGTGATTCAGATATTAAGACCATCAAGGATCTCAAGGGTAAGAGCGTCAGTCCTGGCATCAAAGGCTACAGTGGAGAACTGGCATTTCAGTCGATCCTTAAGGCCAATGGGCTCTCTTATGACGACCTCAGCAACGTGCAGTATGTTGGTACCGCTGATGGTGCCAGTCTGTTGCGCGACGGTCATATTGATGCGCTCCTCGGTATGCTCAACCAGCCTAACTCCTCTCTTCAGGAACTCGATACCACCTTGCGTAGCGGCATCCGCTTGATCCCCCTCGATCTCGCGACCGTTCGTGCCCTGCAATCGCAAAATAAGGGCTATGCCAACTTCACCATCAAGGGTGGCACCTATAAATCCGAACAACGGGATACTCCAACGGTTGCCGCTGTGACTCAAGTGTTGGTTCTCAAGGATTTGCCAGAACAGTTTGTCTATGATGTCACCAAAGTTCTGATCGAAAATGAAAAGACCTGGCGCCAGCTATCCAAGACCATGAAGGACTTTGACGGCAAAATGGCCCTCTCTTCTGCAATTGGCCCTATGCATCCTGGTGCCGTTAAATACTACAAGGAAGCTGGCCTTCTGTAAGTTAAGAATCAACTGCCAGTTGCCCGACGGGGTGACTCCCAAAATTTCACCCCGTCGGACGTATCACAAAGGATAGGACTAATGAGTCAAATCATAGAGCAGGCACTCGGTGGGGATCTCTTTTTAGGTAAGATCAGAAAATTGCGGCCAGCGTACAATCGGGTCGTTACAATGGTCGGCATCAGCATGACCATGTTTCAGCTCTATACGGCCTTATTTGGATCCTATACGGCGCTCTTGCAACGGGCCTGCCATCTATCCTTTGCGCTTTTGATTACCTTTATGCTCTATCAGCCTACGCGCAAAAGTCAGGACTCGGTGCCCTGGTACGATTGGCTGATCCTGGCCCTGACCTCAGCGGCTTATGGGTACCTGTGCTTCAATGGTCAGGAAATTTCTTACCACATGTCCTTTGTTACCCCGTTGACCAGTATCGAGTTGCTGGTTGGGGTCGTTGCCGGATTACTGTTGATTGAGGCGACCCGGCGTACCGTGGGTAATTCCTTAGCGCTCGTGCTGGTCTTCTCTTTAGCGTATATCTTCTTCGGGGAGCACCTCCCCGGGTTAATGCAACATCGGGGTTTTAACCTGACGTGGATCGTTGATCAGTTATTTTATGGAACTGATGGGGTCTTCGGCATTCCTCTCGGAGTTGCTTCGACCTTTATTTTCCTCTTCATTCTGTTTGGTAAGCTGCTCGAAGCCTCTAAGGGCGGTGAATTCTTTATTGATATTGCCGTTGCTGGAATGGGCCGGTTTCGCGGCGGTCCCGCGAAAACTGCAATTTTAGGCAGTGCCCTGCTTGGCACCATCTCCGGAAGCGCAGTTGCCAATGTTTCAACCACTGGTGCCTTCACCATTCCGCTGATGAAACGAACCGGCTATAAACCCGAATTCGCTGGGGCAGTAGAGGCTGTTGCTTCCTCTGGTGGGCAGATCATGCCCCCGATTATGGGAGCGACCGCCTTCGTGATTGCCACCTACGTCGGCATACCCTACGGTGAACTGGCCTTTAAGGCGATCATTCCAGCGTTGCTGTATTTTCTCTGTCTTGGTTTTCAGGTCGACTTTCGTGCCCAACGCAACGGGCTTAAAGGCCTTCCTGCAGAGGAGATCCCCAAATTTTGGGCAGTCTTCAAAAAAGGGTATCTGTTCATCATTCCTCTGGCCGCAATCGTGATCATGCTGGTCCTCGGATACTCTCCCATGCGAGCAGGACTCTATGCTATCGGAGCAGTGATTCTTGTCTGTATGCCGCAAAGTCGTACCCGGTTCTCATTGCGAACGGTGCTCAATACTTTTGACCAGGCCGCTCGTGGAATCATCGAAACTTCGATCGCTTGCGCTGCTGCGGGCATGGTGATTGGCGTTATCTCGCTATCAGGATTGGGTCTGCGTTTCAGTAGTATGATTATCGATTTTGCCGGCGGTAGTTTGCTGTTGACGCTGATATTCACCATGGTCGTCTCCTTAATCCTTGGCATGGGGCTTCCTACCGTGGCCGCTTACATTATCCAGGTGGCTCTGACCGTTCCGGCGCTTATCAATATGGGCGTTGAGCCGGTGGCTGCTCACATGTTTATCTTCTATTTCGCGATCATCTCCGCGATCACCCCACCCGTGGCCCTGGCGGCTTTTGCTGCTGCGGGAATCGCCGGCTCGAATCCCATGCGCACCGGTGTCATTGCCATGCGTCTCGGGATTGCAGCATTCGTCATTCCCTACGTATTTGTCTATGGCCCGGCATTGCTGTTGGTCGGCAGCGTACCGAAGATCTGCCTTGCCGTGATCACTGCCTGCCTGGGTATATACAGCATGGCGGCAGCGGCGGAAGGCTGGCTGCTTCGTGACTGTTATTGGTATGAGCGCCTCTTACTGGTGGTTGTATCTCTGGTGCTTGTTGTCCCGGGGTTTGTGACTGACATCATTGGCGTCATCGGAATTCTCTTGGTGTTCGCTCTGCAGAAATTTACCCGCAAAGAGATTGTCCTTGGGCAGGACCAGCCAGAGGCGGCTGTTTGACGACAACCTGAACAATTTTGACGGAGTGGGATATGCACGATAATTATGTATTAGTTACCGGTGGCTCTCAAAATATCGGTGCAGCCATCTGTCGGCGCCTGCATGCCGATGGGTTAAAGGTCATTGTACTGGACATTGTGGAACCGACCCACGATCTAAGTACGGAATTTTGCCAGGTTGATTTATCTGACGCGCAAGCAACCAAAGCAGTTCTCGCACAGCTGACCGATAAGTACGAAATAACCCGTTTGGTTAACAACGTGGGGATCGTCAGGCCAGCACTTGTTGAAGACACCAAGTTAGAAGATTTTGAGTTGCTTATGAACTTGAATACCCGTTCAGCTCTGATCTGTACTCAGGCATTGTTGCCAACTATGCGACGCAAAAAGTTTGGTCGGATTGTTTCCAATGCCAGTCGGGTCGTTTTGGGTAAAGAGTTACGAACCTGCTACAGCGGCAGCAAGGGCGCATTGATTTCTATGAGTCGCACCTGGGCCCTGGAGCTTGCCAAAGACGGAATTACGGTCAATGGCGTTGCTCCCGGGCCGATTGCAACCAATGCTTTTTGGGCCAATAACCCACCGGATTCAAAACAGGCCAAAGCTATCCTCAGAGGGATTCCGCTTCAACGCATGGGGACTCCAGAAGATGTTGCTAACGGCGTAGCTTTTTTTATCGATGAGCGAAGCTCCTTTGTGACCGGACAATTTTTGTACGTTTGTGGCGGGGTAACGGTCGGCCTTTCTGCCTAGTTATTTCTGAAATCCCTAATACCT
Above is a genomic segment from Geopsychrobacter electrodiphilus DSM 16401 containing:
- a CDS encoding ABC transporter substrate-binding protein, which gives rise to MKNGFHALLLVAICLMLSATQAKAQEFLVGSDVPLSGKLARVGNGMHEGIMVAAEMFNKKHPDHKIKVITIDNESSPAKALAAVEKLASEGVIAFTGGYGSNIIGPASDAANKAGLVYITSGGVSDSLTQRGYKTFFRINNTAGYAKAMVGLFTEMGIKSLSVIYSTKEATEGLAHDVETAMAAKGVKVTMHAFDPSITDFKPVINKIRLQDKSEAIAMVGYENDYVNIIRAAKVMKPKTVKAMVGVWSLATSKMASEFPDLMPNVCGTALLPYPAEFTTPDGKLFAETYSRLFKKEPDYLGQFGYVQSQLLFEAILRAYNKGTLYKGGLEKELRATDKETLIGRVVFDENGDNPNFNHRMGQHQNGKVVIVWPKSAANGKLNFPATPW
- a CDS encoding branched-chain amino acid ABC transporter permease, producing the protein MLDLILQSIYSGLLSGGSYALIGLGLALVFGTMKVINLAHGELVLLAAYIAYTVETRFGLNPLLSIPIALVLVCLTSVIVYFLLSRIRKNRELNSLILTFGIGIMLTNLVLAIWSADIHSTGFSWFQEPVVFGPFYAMHSELVFFGVSLVLVVMLWWWLNRSWYGRALRAVSSNRNAAMLMGINPQRIEVVSFIVAGILATFAGEAIYCSSVIQPALGQYLTVKAFIITVLAGVGSIPGVLLGALLLGVAESLTVTLYSSALQELSGMVLFLVVLFILPNGLFGASRRRG
- a CDS encoding branched-chain amino acid ABC transporter permease, producing MTPRTVIPALIVGYLVVPLLLSNNLYIMNLLVAALTIAGIALAWALLGNLGGMVSFGHAAFFGVGAYVSALLTLNFQMPVFPAMLLGGVGAMVASTLVLPALRLSGPYFALAILAYAHIFRILATEFRGITNGSAGLSSIPQFPLVFGYDFGSVQGGYLVIITIILIFTWIYHLIRKSYYGMALRAMHESEDATRVVGVNSTRLKAMMLFVSAFMTGTIGAFNAHFINFLEPDYAFHGDWSMLPIVAAIFGGYRTLPGPLVGALVVYLMDQLVFKDLLPHGHQIVLGGLLGAMVLFSPDGLMPFVNKKLISKLGFKRKCHAKT
- a CDS encoding ABC transporter ATP-binding protein; this encodes MLKLNHLTMRFGGLTALKDVSLHIGQNEIVGLVGPNGAGKTTLFNVISGLAKPSSGQVIFDSKNVLKSPLYAKARMGIGRTFQIPQPMHELTVRENLIVAQRFGTGRVNLEKINEILDFLNLSAKAEVDAASELSLTELKALEVGKAMATNPKILLLDEVLAGLETHGKREFLKTLQKLHDKYQISIFMIEHDIETVSNFSQRICVLNFGQIIADGPPSEVFNDPTVIECYTGGDHA
- a CDS encoding ABC transporter ATP-binding protein; protein product: MLKVTNLRAGYGAINILWDLSLVVTEGKLTTILGPNGAGKTTLLRAIMGLLPITQGEIMLGEQSLLGIKTWDMAKHGIVMIPEGRMIFKEMSVEENLIIGAFPKDQRLKSKENLKRVYAMFPRLQERRTQLAGSLSGGEAQMVAIGRGLMAEPKTIIMDEPTLGLAPVIVKEIASIIKLLKNEGRTIVLVEQNTHMAVSLSDHVYLMQTGKILMSEKAENVDLDKLHDLYFGK
- a CDS encoding PaaI family thioesterase → MQKHLGEQMDHSLIESGYFNHLDFRMVEWEPGLAVLEIEIGPQHLNRAKTLHGGVLTAMIDTVCGFSGCHCSVPGYMRKAVTLSLTTSFTGQVSSGIIRAVGRKRTRGRKIFVSSAEVFNAADEIIAIGEATYRYRSGSEDSSGQPV